One genomic segment of Pseudomonas fortuita includes these proteins:
- the yidD gene encoding membrane protein insertion efficiency factor YidD, with the protein MRKLALVPIQFYRYAISPLMANHCRFFPSCSCYAYEAIENHGLWRGGWLAVRRLGRCHPWNDGGFDPVPPAPSSRTSSIAE; encoded by the coding sequence ATGCGTAAACTGGCGCTCGTTCCGATCCAGTTTTACCGTTACGCCATTAGTCCTCTGATGGCCAATCACTGTCGTTTTTTCCCCAGTTGCTCCTGTTACGCGTATGAAGCCATCGAAAACCATGGCCTCTGGCGTGGTGGGTGGCTGGCCGTTCGTCGCCTGGGGCGTTGTCATCCGTGGAATGACGGCGGTTTCGACCCCGTTCCCCCCGCTCCTTCCTCCCGAACTTCTTCGATAGCCGAGTAA